From one Coffea eugenioides isolate CCC68of chromosome 11, Ceug_1.0, whole genome shotgun sequence genomic stretch:
- the LOC113752379 gene encoding putative late blight resistance protein homolog R1B-17 gives MDEAKILVDLLLEDLELALRDNSYSVLSGESPMVISLYEDLKIIKSFLERIQHAPIDQKQLQSFFVTEIRDVVLKMLVDVDSYIVNTFTKNEGNFGTEIGSLFQLSPELSFRAKQIDLYKKEILEIHNDALIGPSVTTIKDVGEVSLKTRSRTLSFLMEEKMVGFQDEATALLDRLTGGEQMQLEVISIVGMGGIGKTKLAKRLYTDPVVVHHFHVRGWATTSDSGLLEVNNILQDILSCIINAKENVNKMTYKQMEEKLMNCLKGKRYLIVIDGLRNWDPFSLRGFGRFFPNDCAGSKILLTSRTKEVVLRLNPSSPLHFLRYLSHSESWRLFESKVFTNTRCPLELMEVGKEILSKCCGLPLSIVVLAGVLQKDISREWWMHIAEDMTSAVGGEEEQLMHILAIGYEHLPDWLKPCFLHLGSFPKGYEIPVKKLVRSWTAGRFIKHNGEKKTEDVADDYLSYLVDRSLVIVSKRRSNGGIKTCYIHDFLWDLCLKKAKDNMLLRPICIYEQTSLFSTAQLTFLLYHAQGVPDLDPPYHFFDSLKDLRISFPKTESLVTKLLIVLDLENIILQVFPLEILVMVHLKYLSLNIPSLRKLPLLCNFWNLETFILVTEKGATVTLPHDIWKMVNLRHLHISGELEFERACSSSSSPFMLDNLQTISQLCPSSCIKDILAKMPNLVNLGCNLSFSNTAKDFLFPDLSILKLLETLKFDIQTWGTLQFCYSSPQPTSFPPSLKKLTLIGSLDWKEMSTIGRLPNLEVLKVKNNFFNGQQWETSDEGFHHLKFLKLSHTNLQRWFASSSSFPCLEHLVLHRCLVLEEIPPSIGDIQTLQMIEVSHSSPAAADSVWQIQESQKYMGNFELKVFTQPLCEVE, from the coding sequence ATGGATGAAGCTAAGATTCTTGTGGACTTGCTACTTGAGGACCTTGAATTGGCACTGAGAGATAACTCATATTCGGTCCTTTCTGGAGAGAGTCCAATGGTGATTTCACTCTATGAAGATCTCAAAATCATAAAATCTTTTCTGGAAAGAATTCAACATGCCCCCATTGATCAAAAGCAACTCCAATCTTTCTTTGTCACAGAGATTAGAGATGTGGTCTTGAAGATGTTGGTGGATGTTGACTCTTATATCGTCAATACTTTCAcaaagaatgaaggaaattttggaacGGAGATTGGCAGTCTCTTTCAGCTTTCACCTGAGCTTTCCTTTCGAGCAAAACAGATTGACTTGTACAAGAAAGAGATTTTggaaattcacaatgatgcctTAATTGGTCCCTCTGTGACAACAATCAAAGATGTTGGAGAAGTTTCATTGAAAACCAGGAGCAGAactctcagctttctaatggaAGAAAAGATGGTAGGCTTTCAGGATGAGGCAACTGCACTACTGGACAGGCTTACTGGCGGGGAACAGATGCAGCTTGAAGTGATTTCCATTGTTGGGATGGGAGGAATTGGCAAGACAAAATTGGCAAAAAGATTGTACACTGATCCAGTTGTTGTTCATCACTTCCATGTACGTGGATGGGCAACCACTAGTGATAGTGGTCTACTTGAGGTAAACAATATATTGCAGGACATCTTAAGTTGCATTATCAATGccaaagaaaacgtaaataaAATGACTTACAAGCAAATGGAAGAGAAGTTAATGAACTGTTTAAAGGGGAAGAGATATTTGATTGTGATTGATGGTTTAAGGAACTGGGATCCATTTTCTCTGAGGGGCTTTGGTAGATTCTTCCCAAATGATTGTGCTGGTAGTAAAATTTTGTTGACTAGCAGGACCAAAGAAGTAGTTTTGAGATTGAACCCAAGCAGCCCCCTTCATTTTTTGCGCTATTTAAGCCATAGTGAGAGTTGGAGATTATTTGAGAGTAAAGTATTTACCAATACGAGATGTCCCCTTGAGTTGATGGAAGTAGGAAAGGAAATTCTTTCAAAGTGCTGTGGACTCCCACTTTCAATTGTTGTTTTAGCTGGAGTTCTACAGAAAGATATCTCGCGAGAGTGGTGGATGCATATTGCTGAAGATATGACTTCAGCTGTTGGGGGTGAAGAAGAACAACTCATGCATATTTTAGCCATTGGTTATGAGCACTTGCCTGACTGGTTGAAACCATGCTTTCTTCATCTAGGATCATTTCCTAAAGGCTATGAAATCCCTGTCAAGAAATTAGTCCGGTCATGGACTGCTGGGAGATTCATAAAGCataatggagaaaagaaaaCGGAAGATGTAGCAGACGATTATCTGTCGTATCTAGTTGACAGAAGTCTAGTTATAGTTTCCAAGAGAAGATCCAATGGTGGGATAAAGACTTGCTATATCCATGATTTCTTGTGGGATTTATGTCTGAAGAAAGCTAAGGATAACATGCTTCTGAGGCCAATTTGTATTTATGAACAAACTTCTCTTTTCTCAACTGCTCAGTTAACTTTTCTTCTCTACCATGCTCAAGGTGTACCAGATCTAGATCCACCTTATCATTTCTTTGATTCTCTGAAAGACTTGAGGATAAGTTTTCCTAAGACGGAATCATTAGTGACAAAACTTCTCATAGTGTTGGATTTAGAAAACATCATCCTACAAGTCTTTCCTCTAGAGATATTAGTGATGGTTCATTTGAAGTACTTGTCACTTAATATTCCTTCCCTGAGGAAGCTTCCACTCCTGTGTAACTTTTGGAACCTGGAAACCTTCATTCTTGTCACAGAAAAGGGGGCAACGGTCACCTTACCACATGACATTTGGAAAATGGTAAACCTAAGGCATTTGCACATTTCAGGGGAGCTGGAATTTGAAAGAGCCTGTTCAAGTTCTTCAAGTCCCTTTATGCTGGACAATCTGCAAACCATTTCTCAGTTATGTCCTTCAAGTTGTATCAAGGATATATTGGCAAAGATGCCCAATCTAGTAAACTTAGGATGCAATCTATCTTTTTCAAACACTGCTAAAGATTTTCTGTTCCCTGatctttccattttaaaactaCTGGAAACATTAAAATTTGATATTCAAACATGGGGAACACTACAGTTCTGTTACAGTAGTCCTCAACCAACTTCATTTCCTCCAAGCTTGAAGAAGCTGACTCTGATAGGTAGTCTGGATTGGAAAGAGATGTCAACCATTGGGAGGTTGCCAAACTTAGAAGTTCTAAAAGTGAAAAACAATTTCTTCAATGGACAGCAATGGGAAACTAGTGATGAGGGGTTTCATCATCTCAAATTCTTGAAACTTTCACATACAAATCTTCAACGCTGGTTTGCCTCGAGTAGCAGCTTCCCTTGCCTCGAGCACTTGGTGCTGCATAGATGTCTAGTACTGGAGGAAATACCACCTAGCATTGGAGATATCCAAACTCTGCAGATGATTGAGGTCAGTCATTCATCACCAGCTGCAGCAGATTCTGTTTGGCAAATTCAAGAATCACAGAAGTATATGGGTAATTTTGAACTCAAGGTCTTTACTCAACCCCTCTGTGAAGTGGAATAG
- the LOC113752378 gene encoding putative late blight resistance protein homolog R1A-10 yields MSNTGNDQFDLKVVKARRLIEFLQDDLNWLMQDQRSIDQFFGFNKTKMISLCKDLTFLMSFLERVQETSVGDRPTVAGLLYEITPLVDELLDESAEMGVLQSVIHFAQNSGRHSLQDYNPQHALFVIKLQLWLFLFLLVFAFILISVMTFHRYSRMIGNLLKKVKSVEKEVLVTFNCNGAIDRAGKPSVKISLIHNPSSVIKEKIVVGLHEEARELLHKLIGGRKQLEVICITGMGGIGKTTLACRLYDDPSVVNHFHLRAWTSVSQFCEKRELFSNILSSILNESDPIFSMSDEHMGEKLYKCLKGNRYLIVVDDIWDIEAWHEIKVCFPEDDNCSRILMTTRNEDVASKVRISSSPPHRLRFLTHDESWDLFKQKVFPDKSFPAELVEIGNQIVADCKGLPLAIVVIGGLLVKEVKTQEWWRQVAQNIGSAISNGPENIMDILALSYEHLPPSLKSCFLYAGSFPEDYEIPVKRLIRSWIAEGFIQHTDEQQLEDVLPEEGKKNKKLEDTAEDNLVDLISRSLLIVEKKRPDGGIKSCRMHDLLRDLCHRRVKEKKFLQPICKCRQNGAHNPRTFSDCQYFHFYNSHFVNEGIVFNKDTLPVYKLLKTLDMRHINLDSFPEMVARLLHLKYLALRVDRIEKLPQSIFELWRLETFILNGDKGGRVALTTDILKMVNLRHFQISQELVLQQFWRALSRELHMSSEKGPALLPLILGKLQTISELCSLNSVENLLASTPNLRKLGFRFTLSKRNESFSFPNLSGLNQLEALKFEYQTLGMVPLGIPHPEMFPPSLKKMTLIGSHLNWKEMAIIGELPNLEVLKIKDNFFSGPLWETSDDGFGSLKFLKLSHLDLQNWISYSGHFPRLEWLVINGCLDLEVIPSEMGEIPTLQKIEVYRSSNSAVESAGQIQESQRCFGNDDFKMCSNLIHSVSYNKK; encoded by the exons AGTGCTGAGATGGGCGTCCTCCAATCTGTTATACATTTCGCTCAGAATTCTGGGAGGCACTCCCTCCAAGATTATAACCCTCAGCATGCTCTTTTCGTTATTAAGCTTCAGCTTTGGCTCTTTCTATTCCTCTTGGTTTTCGCTTTCATTTTGATTTCCGTGATGACCTTCCACCGATATTCTAGGATGATTGGTAATTTGTTGAAGAAGGTCAAGTCTGTGGAGAAAGAGGTTTTGGTTACTTTCAACTGCAATGGTGCCATTGATAGAGCTGGAAAGCCTTCTGTTAAAATTTCATTGATACACAACCCCAGTTCTGTTATCAAGGAAAAGATAGTGGTTGGACTTCATGAGGAGGCAAGAGAACTGCTACACAAGCTTATTGGTGGGAGAAAGCAATTGGAAGTGATTTGTATCACTGGGATGGGAGGAATCGGTAAGACAACTTTGGCATGTAGATTGTATGATGATCCATCTGTTGTTAATCATTTTCATTTGCGTGCATGGACATCAGTTTCTCAGTTCTGTGAAAAGAGAGAGTTATTCTCTAATATTTTAAGTTCCATCTTGAATGAAAGTGATCCAATATTTTCCATGAGTGATGAGCACATGGGAGAGAAGTTGTATAAGTGCCTAAAGGGAAACAGATATTTGATTGTGGTAGATGACATTTGGGATATTGAAGCGTGGCATGAGATAAAGGTATGTTTTCCAGAGGATGACAATTGTAGCAGAATTTTGATGACTACTCGAAATGAGGATGTGGCTTCAAAAGTTAGAATTAGTAGTAGTCCCCCTCACCGTTTGAGGTTTTTAACTCATGATGAAAGTTGGGACCTTTTCAAGCAGAAGGTATTTCCTGATAAGAGCTTCCCTGCTGAGTTGGTTGAAATAGGGAATCAAATCGTTGCAGACTGTAAGGGCCTGCCTCTTGCAATTGTTGTTATCGGTGGACTTCTTGTGAAGGAGGTCAAGACACAAGAATGGTGGAGACAGGTTGCTCAAAATATAGGATCTGCTATTAGTAATGGCCCAGAGAATATCATGGATATACTAGCATTGAGTTACGAACACTTGCCACCTTCACTGAAATCTTGTTTTCTTTATGCTGGATCATTTCCTGAAGATTATGAAATCCCTGTGAAGAGGTTGATAAGGTCTTGGATTGCTGAAGGGTTTATTCAGCACACTGATGAACAGCAGTTGGAGGATGTGTTACctgaagaaggaaaaaaaaataagaagttggAAGATACGGCAGAGGATAATCTGGTAGATCTCATCAGTAGGAGCCTTCTCATAGTCGAAAAGAAAAGACCTGATGGTGGAATAAAGTCTTGTCGTATGCATGATCTGTTGAGAGATTTATGCCACAGGAGGGTTAAGGAAAAGAAGTTTCTGCAGCCCATTTGCAAGTGTAGACAAAATGGTGCTCACAATCCTCGTACATTTTCTGATTGTCAATATTTCCACTTCTATAATTCTCATTTTGTCAATGAAGGCATAGTGTTTAACAAAGATACATTGCCAGTATATAAACTTCTTAAAACACTGGATATGAGGCATATCAATCTAGATTCATTTCCTGAGATGGTAGCACGGTTACTTCATTTGAAGTACTTGGCACTTCGGGTTGACCGCATTGAGAAGTTACCGCAATCAATATTTGAACTCTGGAGGCTTGAGACTTTCATCCTGAATGGAGATAAAGGGGGAAGAGTTGCCTTAACTACTGACATTCTGAAGATGGTGAACTTGAGacattttcaaatttcacaaGAATTGGTACTTCAACAATTTTGGAGGGCATTATCACGGGAGTTACACATGAGCTCTGAAAAGGGGCCGGCCCTTCTTCCACTCATACTGGGCAAGTTGCAGACCATTTCTGAGCTGTGTTCTCTAAATTCTGTAGAAAACTTGCTTGCAAGCACTCCCAACCTCAGAAAATTAGGATTTCGTTTTACATTATCTAAGAGAAATGAGTCCTTTTCATTTCCCAATCTTTCTGGTTTGAATCAGCTTGAGGCACTGAAATTTGAATATCAAACTTTGGGCATGGTGCCTCTAGGCATTCCTCATCCCGAGATGTTCCCTCCAAGTTTGAAGAAGATGACACTAATAGGTAGTCATTTGAACTGGAAAGAAATGGCAATTATAGGGGAGCTACCTAACTTGGAGGTTCTCAAGATAAAAGACAATTTCTTCAGCGGACCATTGTGGGAAACAAGCGATGATGGTTTTGGCAGCCTCAAGTTTTTGAAACTCTCGCATTTGGATCTTCAAAACTGGATTTCCTATAGTGGTCATTTCCCTAGGCTAGAGTGGTTAGTGATAAATGGATGTCTAGATTTGGAGGTTATTCCATCTGAGATGGGAGAGATCCCTACACTGCAGAAAATCGAGGTGTATCGATCGTCTAACTCAGCAGTGGAATCAGCAGGACAAATCCAAGAATCACAGAGGTGCTTCGGTAATGATGATTTCAAG aTGTGTAGTAACCTGATTCACAGTGTTTCTTACAATAAGAAGTGA
- the LOC113751189 gene encoding shikimate O-hydroxycinnamoyltransferase-like, producing MGVIKGEFEVTIRKNEVVPPAMPMQEYRLPQSNLDLLLPPVNPSSIFFYKKPLDEKFTFDCMVGILKTALAQTLVHYYPLAGEMVQNEAGEPEVLCNNRGVDFIEAFADVQLKDLNFHNPDESIGGKLVPAWTRGMMAVQVTGLKCGGLVVAYTVDHRLTDAYSSQMLVLSWIEHAQAKPLSRIPSFQRSLLLPRHPGHYDSSIEKVYLPISKLQLEANYHDDQGDISRVYYVEAKQISELQSLANNPKNTGIGGKRTKLESFSAYLWKILASSVDKSHEKICRIGIIVDGRSRLANGDETKAELMEAYYGNVLSIPFGEKKIEELKKKPLSWIADEVHDFINGATNKEHFLGVIDWVEAHRPEPALARMYATRVTEEGPAVVISSGLRFPVTEMDFAWGVPAILSYYFPWGAQAGYVVPMPSPIGNGDWIVYIHMLKDQLHFIESEAPHIFKPLTSTYLNLM from the exons ATGGGTGTGATCAAAGGGGAGTTTGAAGTGACCATAAGGAAGAATGAGGTGGTGCCACCAGCGATGCCAATGCAAGAGTATAGACTGCCGCAGTCCAACCTTGACTTGCTCTTGCCTCCCGTCAACCCAAGCTCAATCTTTTTCTACAAGAAGCCCTTAGATGAAAAGTTTACATTTGACTGCATGGTTGGAATTCTCAAGACAGCCTTGGCTCAAACATTAGTGCATTACTATCCACTTGCTGGAGAAATGGTGCAAAACGAAGCCGGAGAACCTGAGGTTCTGTGCAACAACCGTGGCGTGGACTTCATTGAAGCATTTGCTGATGTCCAGCTTAAAGACCTCAACTTCCATAACCCTGACGAGAGCATAGGTGGTAAGCTCGTCCCAGCATGGACTCGAGGCATGATGGCTGTCCAG GTTACTGGACTCAAATGTGGAGGACTTGTGGTGGCATACACGGTTGATCATCGACTGACCGATGCCTACTCTTCCCAAATGCTTGTTCTGTCATGGATAGAGCATGCTCAAGCCAAACCTCTTTCTCGGATTCCATCATTTCAACGATCATTGCTGCTCCCGCGGCATCCTGGCCACTATGATTCATCTATTGAAAAAGTGTATCTGCCCATCTCAAAGCTACAACTTGAAGCCAATTATCATGATGATCAAGGGGACATAAGCCGTGTATACTATGTGGAGGCCAAACAAATAAGTGAACTCCAGTCCCTAGCCAACAATCCTAAAAACACTGGCATTGGAGGTAAGAGGACCAAGCTTGAATCCTTTAGTGCCTACTTGTGGAAGATACTTGCCTCAAGTGTGGATAAAAGCCACGAGAAAATCTGTAGGATCGGTATCATCGTTGACGGGAGGTCTAGATTGGCAAATGGAGATGAAACTAAAGCTGAATTGATGGAAGCATATTATGGTAACGTGCTTTCAATCCCATTTGGcgaaaagaaaattgaagagcttAAGAAGAAGCCATTGAGTTGGATAGCAGATGAAGTTCATGATTTCATCAATGGCGCAACTAACAAGGAACATTTTCTTGGGGTCATAGATTGGGTTGAGGCACATCGCCCTGAGCCAGCATTAGCGAGAATGTATGCCACCAGGGTTACAGAGGAAGGGCCGGCCGTTGTCATTTCATCAGGGCTGCGATTTCCGGTAACGGAAATGGATTTCGCATGGGGCGTCCCGGCCATTTTGTCGTATTATTTCCCATGGGGTGCCCAAGCAGGTTACGTTGTGCCAATGCCAAGTCCAATTGGTAATGGAGATTGGATTGTGTACATCCATATGCTGAAGGACCAATTGCATTTCATTGAAAGTGAAGCTCCCCATATTTTCAAGCCCTTGACTTCCACATATCTTAACCTGATGTGA
- the LOC113752380 gene encoding putative late blight resistance protein homolog R1B-8, producing MDEAHTVVEFLLEDLELMLEKASSPCSMPVKENQVMISLFENLKIIKSFLERTRESPFDQRQLHFFLVTEIREVLLKILQSVDPYEINALTKNGGISGMETGSLFKSYPELALQAKQIELFKNVILEIPHDALRSSMESNEVAEVSGEVSSITKSSSSIQLEEDKMVGFDDEAITLLDRLTGDQKQLEVISLVGMAGIGKTTLAKRLYNDPRVVYHFHVRGWACLAEGQKVKNVLYNLLSSVILDNASLHKMTNQEMGDKLYEYLKGKRYFIVLDAIWGSFIWNSWLKQYLPDDNTGSKILVTCRMQNVVIEISAPVSIHNLQFLGQIESWNLFVSKVFAHNESCPRELMELGSEIVGRSKGLPLAIVVLAGVAKKDKTPEWWTYIVQNIGSCIHGEEGQFIDILASSYEHLPNHLKSCFLHIASFPQNYEIPVKKLVWSWIAEGFIKDTREEKLEDVAEDYLRDLVDRSLVVVSKRRSNGGIKTCYIHDLLRYLCFKKGKDSKLLWPICRYRQLSLFSPSHPTLYNYFFACAAENKLIHCRKKQEPTSECFHSYSFHHVQSNHVNITHLSIYLDEQKSLVYKLLRVLDLEYIILENFPMEILQLVHLKYLALRIFCLRYLSLLSNFWNLETFILCTEKASVTLQQDIWKLVKLRHLHISSELEFEDAGLSSSSPLMLYNLQTISEVCPSGGSFQNILARMPNLIRMGLHLTLSNNAKDFEFPDLSSLNSLKRLKFEYQTLGVIKFCLPQPSKFPPNLKKLTLVGSHLDWKEMSVIAMLPNLEILQIKDNFFSGPLWEGSDKEFCHLKFLKLSHINLQQWIASSSSFPCLEQLVLNGCLDLEEIPSSFRENCTLDRIEVYRSSQSALDSARQIRESQKYMGNDKLKVIIHPYFKEN from the coding sequence ATGGATGAAGCTCACACAGTTGTAGAGTTTCTACTTGAGGATCTTGAATTGATGTTGGAAAAGGCTAGTTCCCCATGTTCAATGCCTGTCAAAGAAAATCAAGTTATGATTTCTCTCTTTGAGAATCTCAAAATCATAAAATCCTTCCTGGAAAGAACAAGAGAATCCCCCTTTGACCAAAGGCAACTCCACTTTTTCTTGGTTACAGAGATTAGAGAAGTGCTCTTGAAGATACTACAATCCGTGGACCCTTATGAAATCAATGCTCTCACGAAGAATGGTGGAATCTCTGGAATGGAGACTGGTAGTTTGTTCAAGAGTTATCCAGAGCTTGCTCTTCAAGCAAAACAGATTGAATTATTCAAGAACGTGATCTTGGAAATTCCTCATGATGCCTTGAGGTCTTCCATGGAATCCAATGAAGTGGCAGAAGTTTCAGGTGAAGTTTCATCAATAACCAAGAGCAGCAGTTCCATTCAGTTGGAGGAAGACAAGATGGTAGGTTTTGATGATGAAGCAATCACACTGCTGGACAGGCTTACAGGGGATCAGAAACAACTGGAAGTGATTTCCCTTGTTGGGATGGCAGGAATTGGGAAGACGACTTTGGCTAAAAGATTGTACAATGATCCACGAGTTGTTTATCACTTCCATGTTCGCGGATGGGCTTGTCTAGCAGAAGGACAGAAGGTAAAGAATGTGCTTTATAACCTATTAAGTTCAGTTATCCTTGACAATGCCTCTCTGCATAAAATGACTAATCAGGAAATGGGAGATAAATTATACGAGTATTTAAAAGGGAAGAGATACTTTATTGTCCTTGATGCTATATGGGGTTCATTCATTTGGAATTCATGGTTGAAACAGTATCTTCCAGATGATAATACTGGTAGCAAAATTCTTGTTACTTGTCGTATGCAAAATGTGGTTATAGAAATAAGTGCTCCTGTTTCCATCCATAATTTGCAGTTTCTTGGTCAGATTGAAAGTTGGAATTTATTTGTGAGTAAAGTTTTTGCTCACAATGAAAGCTGTCCTAGAGAGCTAATGGAATTAGGTAGTGAAATTGTTGGAAGAAGCAAGGGACTGCCCCTTGCAATTGTAGTTTTGGCTGGAGTAGCAAAGAAAGATAAGACGCCAGAGTGGTGGACTTATATTGTCCAAAATATTGGTTCATGTATACATGGTGAAGAGGGACAGTTCATAGATATTTTAGCATCAAGTTATGAGCACTTGCCTAATCACCTAAAATCCTGCTTTCTTCATATTGCATCATTTCCACAAAACTATGAAATCCCTGTGAAGAAGTTAGTGTGGTCGTGGATTGCAGAGGGATTTATAAAGGACACTAGAGAAGAGAAACTAGAAGATGTGGCGGAGGATTATCTGAGAGATCTTGTTGATAGAAGTTTAGTTGTTGTATCCAAGAGAAGGTCCAATGGTGGCATAAAGACGTGCTATATCCATGATCTGTTGAGATATTTATGTTTCAAGAAAGGCAAAGATAGCAAATTGTTGTGGCCAATTTGCAGATATCGACAGCTCTCTCTTTTCTCGCCTTCCCATCCTACCTTGTATAACTACTTTTTTGCATGTGCTGCAGAAAATAAATTGATCCATTGCCGCAAGAAGCAAGAGCCAACTTCTGAATGCTTCCATTCTTACAGTTTCCACCATGTCCAGTCAAATCATGTCAATATCACCCACTTGAGTATATATCTTGATGAACAAAAGTCCCTTGTATATAAGCTTCTCAGAGTGTTGGATTTAGAGTACATCATCCTAGAAAACTTCCCCATGGAGATACTGCAGCTAGTTCACCTAAAGTACTTGGCACTCCGGATTTTTTGCCTCAGATATCTATCCCTGCTGTCAAACTTTTGGAACTTAGAAACTTTCATTCTTTGTACTGAAAAAGCAAGTGTGACTTTGCAACAAGATATTTGGAAGCTGGTAAAACTAAGGCACTTGCATATCTCAAGTGAGCTGGAATTTGAAGATGCTGGTTTGAGCTCCTCAAGTCCCTTGATGTTGTATAATCTGCAAACAATTTCCGAAGTATGTCCTTCAGGTGGTTCTTTCCAGAACATATTGGCGAGAATGCCAAATCTTATAAGGATGGGATTGCATCTAACTTTGTCAAACAATGCCAAAGATTTTGAGTTCCCTGATCTTTCTAGTCTAAATTCGTTAAAGAGGTTAAAATTTGAGTATCAAACTTTAGGTGTGATAAAATTCTGCCTTCCTCAGCCAAGTAAATTTCCTCCTAACCTGAAGAAGCTGACTCTAGTAGGTAGTCACTTAGATTGGAAAGAAATGTCAGTCATTGCAATGCTACCAAACTTGGAGATTCTGCAAATAAAGGACAATTTCTTTAGTGGACCACTATGGGAAGGAAGCGACAAGGAATTTTGTCATCTCAAGTTCTTGAAACTTTCACACATAAATCTTCAACAGTGGATTGCCTCAAGTAGCAGCTTCCCTTGCCTCGAGCAATTGGTGCTTAATGGATGTCTAGATCTGGAGGAAATTCCATCCAGCTTTAGAGAGAACTGTACACTGGACAGAATTGAGGTGTATCGTTCATCACAGTCTGCATTAGATTCGGCTAGGCAAATTCGAGAATCACAGAAATACATGGGGAATGACAAATTGAAGGTCATCATTCACCCGTACTTCAAAGAAAACTAG
- the LOC113754193 gene encoding beta-D-glucosyl crocetin beta-1,6-glucosyltransferase-like, with the protein MEGTIRESNAPRFRILMFPWLAHGHISPFTELSKRLAKSNFQVYLCSTEINLNFMKRSAKFDENSSDHTIEFVQLDLPDLPELPPHYHTTKNLPPHLEPTLKRAFHMAKTNFQNILNNLKPDLLVYDGFQPWASELAALNHIPSVLFLVVGAVNLSFVYHSLRCRVSGANETYPFPEIFYRDYEIKKILAKLQESKAKEGDALDVFKSIELSSDIVLVKSWRGIEGKYIDHLSSSCGKKLVAVGPLSNQEDNGKEADSYSLIIEFLNSKDEASVVYVSFGSEYFLSKEEREEIAVGLELSNANFIWVVRFPVGHAMGLEEALPEGFLERVKGRGMVVNGWAPQAKILGHRSTGGFVSHCGWGSVIESIYYGVPLLALPMHLDQPLHARLAVEIGVGIEILKDEDGQIKREEIARVINEVVVKKTEGKLQGQKAIELSKKLREEGEEELHEAIEKLRSLCSKNK; encoded by the coding sequence ATGGAAGGGACAATAAGAGAATCTAATGCTCCTAGATTCAGAATTTTGATGTTTCCATGGCTAGCTCATGGTCACATCTCTCCCTTCACGGAACTATCCAAGAGACTCGCCAAAAGCAACTTCCAAGTATACTTGTGCTCCACTGAAATCaacttgaatttcatgaagagAAGTGCTAAGTTTGATGAGAACTCATCTGATCATACAATCGAATTCGTACAACTTGACTTGCCAGATTTGCCTGAACTCCCTCCACACTATCACACAACAAAAAACCTCCCACCCCATCTCGAACCAACCCTCAAGCGTGCGTTCCATATGGCAAAAACCAACTTCCAAAACATACTCAACAATTTGAAACCTGATTTGCTAGTCTACGATGGTTTCCAACCATGGGCCTCAGAGCTAGCTGCACTGAATCATATCCCTTCTGTTCTTTTCCTAGTTGTGGGAGCAGTGAACTTGTCTTTCGTTTATCATAGCCTTAGATGCAGAGTCTCTGGTGCTAATGAGACTTACCCTTTCCCCGAAATTTTTTATAGGGACTATGAGATAAAGAAGATATTAGCCAAGCTACAAGAATCCAAAGCAAAAGAAGGTGACGCATTAGATGTTTTTAAGAGCATTGAACTATCTTCTGATATTGTTTTGGTGAAAAGCTGGAGAGGAATTGAGGGGAAATATATTGATCACTTATCTTCCTCTTGCGGGAAGAAACTGGTTGCTGTAGGACCTCTTAGTAATCAAGAAGATAACGGCAAGGAGGCGGACAGCTATTCCCTTATCATTGAATTTCTGAATAGTAAAGATGAAGCATCAGTggtttatgtttcttttgggAGCGAATATTTCCTGTCGAAGGAAGAAAGGGAAGAGATAGCAGTAGGGCTGGAGCTGAGCAATGCTAACTTCATATGGGTAGTTAGATTTCCAGTTGGACATGCCATGGGCCTCGAAGAAGCTTTACCAGAAGGGTTTCTTGAGAGGGTGAAAGGAAGAGGGATGGTCGTGAATGGATGGGCACCACAGGCTAAAATTCTTGGGCATCGAAGCACGGGTGGTTTTGTGAGTCACTGTGGATGGGGTTCTGTGATCGAAAGCATATATTATGGGGTTCCGTTGTTGGCCTTGCCAATGCATCTTGATCAGCCTCTTCACGCAAGACTTGCAGTAGAGATTGGTGTTGGTATTGAGATTCTCAAGGATGAAGATGGACAGATAAAGAGGGAAGAGATTGCTAGAGTCATAAACGAGGTGGTTGTCAAGAAGACAGAGGGAAAACTACAGGGACAAAAAGCTATAGAATTGAGTAAAAAGTTAAGAGAAGAAGGTGAAGAAGAGTTGCATGAAGCAATAGAGAAGCTCAGGTCATTATGCAGCAAAAACAAGTAA